The region TGCTGTCGCCCACTGCCCACTACATATCTCGTAGTTGAGCAACTTATATTCAAAATTTCCTTGTACCTCAAATCAGCGGttgtcgcccaccgccgccgcctaTGCGTGAGAGGTTGATTATTTCCTCTGTTCTTTTTTGTTCCTAGCCGATTCCCACGTGCACGCCTCTTTTTCTGTTGTTTGTATCCCACCGGTAAGAGAACATGACACCACATTTGTTTAGCGGGCCCATATGTAAGAAGGAGTGGAATGGTCCACAAATGCCTAATTCATGGTCAAATGCCTTTGATTGGATGAAAAGGAGGAGATGTGTATTTCCATAAGAGCACACAATAGATTAAGGCAAAATCGATCATAGATGAAAACTAAGTGTAAAACCATTGGCTAAGAACCAATCGAGGAGAAGGATGTTAAAAACCCTAGCAAAAAAAATCTATGGATAGGAAAGATATATAAGAATCTGATGTCATGACAATTCCGATCATATAGAAATAGAAATTGAAACACATGAATTGGCAGTACTATTTGTTTGGTTGGCCATATGATTTCCCCCATCTATACCTAATAATAGAGCACGGATTGCTTCTGCAGGCTCACCCGTTGtggtaattttgcaaaaaaaaaaccgtGTTTTCTTCaaatcaacccgcagtccggaCTTAAGTGACAAAACgaatcattttgtatatgtttcggaaCCACCCCCTGTGTTCTCGTGAAATAAACCCACACTCCAGACTTGAGTAAAAAACAAAACGTTTTCTGTATGTTTTCAGAAAACCCCTAGCATGTCTATTAATTAACCCGCAGTTCAACTATAAGTGACAAATACTTTTTAAAAAAGTCATATATTTTAAACGGCAACTCCATTTTTAAATTGTTATATATgaaattgattagaaaaatatgtagtatCTGAATATGATGTTCTTTTACCTATTTAACATTTTAAAAACCTATTTATGGTGTAATTTTAATCAATAGCAATGTGtacaatctgaatatgatgttattttatgtaTTTAATATTTTAAAAATTCTACTTATGATGTAGTTTTGGTCAATAGTGCACCAGCCGTCTTTTTCCGTATCGAGGCCGATACATGTTGCAAATGAACACCTCATCAAAATCCAATTAAAGACAAAAGAAATCATCAATAACCACACATACATGCCTCGACAAAACATCGCAGGGAAAAAATAAAGTTGATGTTGATGAGGTGTGATTATTAGGGTCTTGAGTCATGATTATTGGGTTAGGGGCGTGTCGTATTGCTTTCTCCTGTTACAACGTATGAGCTCTTTTGCTAGTAAAATATTAAGTATATTATAATTTCCACTGAAGTAAAGAAGATTTCCACAAGGTTGCATTATATGgatttttttcttttaaaataCATACAAAATAGACTGCAGGAAACAATGATTTGTTTTCAGTCACACAAAATCAAAATTTTAAGAAATTAACTCCTCCAATATTGCTAGGAGAATCTTCAAACCAAATTGACCCTAAATTCGAGGAAAAAAGCCCCTTGTATTTTAATTTTGTTACCTCTAGACTTTTTTTTTTGCGTTCAATTACCTCTAGACTGGAGGGAGCAGTTTTGGTTGAGCAAAAGACCACAGGGAGCAGAGATTTCAAAAGCCAAAGGTCAACCAGCAGTTCCCAAAGGCTCCTAGCAGGCCCCACCACCCGCCCGCCCACAGATCGTAGCAATATCCATCCATCCAGTCCAACCGTCCCGTCGTCCTGCAAGGCTGCTGCAACCAGGCTGCGCAACTGACCAGCAGCCGCAGCAGCGCGACGGACCCCTCAATTTCCACGAcgcttcctttccttcttcccttccCCCCTCCGGGTGCGGAGCGACGCGACGCGACCCGCCCCTCACCTCATCAAAGCCTTCCTCCATCTCCCCCCTCCTCCCAAATCTCCATCTCCCAAATTCCTTTCCCACCCAAACCAAACCCTCGGCGCCTCAAAACCCTCGCNNNNNNNNNNNNNNNNNNNNNNNNNNNNNNNNNNNNNNNNNNNNNNNNNNNNNNNNNNNNNNNNNNNNNNNNNNNNNNNNNNNNNNNNNNNNNNNNNNNNNNNNNNNNNNNNNNNNNNNNNNNNNNNNNNNNNNNNNNNNNNNNNNNNNNNNNNNNNNNNNNNNNNNNNNNNNNNNNNNNNNNNNNNNNNNNNNNNNNNNNNNNNNNNNNNCTCTTCCTGTTTCTGGGATCTCGGCGCCTGATTCGGTTCGTCCGGTGCTGCTGCTGTTCGCTTTGTGCGCAGGCGGCGAAGGTTCTCATGGTCGGGGCTGGAGGCATCGGGTGCGAGCTCCTCAAGACCCTCGCCCTCTCCGGCTTCAGCGACATACACGTCGTAAGTTTGTTATCTACCACATGCCCCCTTGCTTCCGCGCCCTCTGTTGACACCGTGCCTAGGTTTAGTTCGAATCTAGCTCTTCACATTAGCTGTTGTCGGCGGCACCGCGGTGGATTGCtggtgcgtctatgtgtcggtaGCGGGATCTGTGATGGTGTTAGCGTTGACTTGAAGCTGAAACGTAGATGCATAAACTGCTTGGGCCGCTACTCTATCCAAGGTTTTCCTCTAGGCTGTGCTTACCTGCATATGCGCTTGCTTGATTGTATTGATTTTAGGGCGCTGGTACTGCCTTCTTAGATTGTGCATTAGGAATTTGATAACACACCTTTGTTTGGCTTTGGCAAAATGGTACACCCTTGTTGTCACTGACATGTGGTGTCAGGGGCCACCTGCCAATGTCACAAAGTGTGTCATTTGTGTCAAAGTTACAAACAAAGGTGTGTTGTTGTGTCAAAAAAAATCATTGTGCATTGGGCGAGCCCAGTTGGCTCACGTTTTTGTACTGTTATGAAAGGTGATATCTTCACAGTAGTTCCTTGAGGTTGATGTACCTTGTATGCAAAATAGTCTTTAAATAGACACGGAGTAATCCTTGTTCAGGCAACTAAAGTTATACAAATCAATTTGCTTGACACACTTCTGAAATGGTTCATCTTGTTGCTTTTCTTATGCAGATTGACTTGGACACCATTGAGGTCAGCAATCTTAACAGACAGTTTTTGTTTCGGAAGAGTCATGTGGGACAGTCAAAAGCCCATGTAAGTATATTTTCTACATGAACATATGATGGTATAGTTATCTTGGGGACTTCTTCATAATTGATGCCTGCTTATGATGTTTCCACCATTGATTTTGTCAGGTTGCTCGTGATGCTATTCTGAAATTTAGGCCAAATATCAATATAAAGTCACACCATGCAAATGTTAAGGATGCCCAGTTCAACGTTGACTTTTTCAAGCAGTTTAATGTAGTTTTGAATGGCCTTGATAACTTGGATGCTAGACGACATGTGAATCGCCTCTGCCTTGCTGCTGAAGTTCCTTTGGTTGAAAGTGGGACCACTGGGTTTCTTGGACAGGTGAGTGGACCAAATATCATGTTTTTTTTTCTCTTTATATCTTTGCATCTCCCTTGTAACTAGTGCCTGTGGGTATTCATATGTTTGTCTTTTGCTCGTAGTTCTCCTGTTACAAGGTATTCCATGATATTTGATTGTTGGCCAGTGTGCTAACCATTGGTGGTCCCTTCTCATTTTGTTAGTAAGATAGCAGTAATATTTACCCCAGGTGTACAACCTTCCACTTGAGATGGCCATTGTGTACACTCTGATAACATGGCTAAATGTTTGGTCTGGACCTTTGCACAATTACGTTAGGACACATGCGGAAATGCATTGTCATTTCTAAACTCAGCCTTCCTGGTGTAGATAAGCTCAATGTATAACAGAAAGTAGGCATCTGCCCACTCTCTTCCATAAGAGCTGCTTATGCATGCTTTTAAAAAAATGACGTATTTAGAAATCCTATATACAACCCGCAGCATGTAGTGCTGGTATTTATGCTATATTTTGTGTATGCTTTGCATATGGTTGACATTTGTTTGGTAGTTGTGTACATATCATTGCATTTCATAATTGACTTGAAGCTGAAAAATTGACCATCAAGAGCCGAATAAGTGACATAATCTGTAAACTTGTACATCAAATAGTTGTGCCACGAGCATACAATATGAGTCGGCATTTGATTCATGCACATCAATTGTCAAAACCCAAGTGTTACTTTGATATAAATGCATACCATTTAGTGGCCAGGCCTAAACTGCTTGGTATAAAATGAGTTTTCTGTTTTTGTCTGTACCTCACTGTTGTTTTTACCATCCTCGTTACTTGTAGCACATCTGTCAACTGTGAAAGCAATGGTCACTGAACTAATCAAGGAGTCTGGCTCTCTGCTGAATAGGTCAAGTTAATGCTTTACTAAAAGCAATTGTCATTCTATTTTGCAGGTTACTGTTCATGTCAAGGGTAAAACAGAGTGCTATGAATGCCAACCTAAGCCTATCCCAAAGTCATATCCAGTCTGCACAATTACAAGCACCCCATCAAAGGTTCCTCTTTTTGCCGCTGCATGCTGATTATTTTCATGTCTGCATTTCTTatcatgatactccctccgtcccaaaattcttgtcttagatttgtctaaatacggatgtatctagttacgttttagtgttagatacatccgtatctagacaaatctaagacaagaattttgggacggagggagtattagttaaGTTCTGCTATTTCTTCTGAAGCTAAGTATTATGTTGGTTTGTATGGTCTTAATATGCATAGTTTTGTTTAATGTGGGAAGGAATATTTCTTATATAAATAGTCAGTATTCTTTTGTATTAAATTATTAATGGCTTCATACCCCTGTAACCCAGTTTATATCTAGAAATAAGCTTATTTATTCGGCCTTTGTTTCTTGGATTAGTTCTGATGAAACCTTGCAAGAAAAGTCATTTAAACTCGATGCTTTTTGACCTAGTTGCctaatattgtactccctccgtctcaaacagatgtatctagcactgaaatacatctagatacatccatttcaacgaCAGGTAATTCCGGATGTGAATGCtgcatatcttggaatcctcaaaatgCGAGTTTAATGCACAGAGGATACATTCTAAATTTCTAACAAACATTCATTTGCTTGCTTTTGGTAATCACAGTTGTCACGTAATTAGTATTTGAAGTATCAACACTTTTTACTTGGTAAATTTGGTAATATTTTTTGAAACACACAATGAGCTTTAATGGCATTATTTAATTTCCTTTTTGCAGTTTGTGCACTGCATTGTTTGGGCAAAGGAGCTTCTTTTTGCTAAGCTATTTGGTGATAAGAACCAAGATAATGACCTTAATGTGCATTCAAAAGATGGCAGCAGTTCAAAATTAGATGTATTTGAAAGGGAtattgatgaagatcttgatcagtATGCTCAGAGGATTTATGATCATGTATTTGGTTATAATATCGAAGTTGCCTTAGAGAATGAAGAAACCTGGAAGAATCGGAGAAGACCAAATCCAGTATACATTAGAGACACATTACCTGAAGCAGTAAAGCAAAATGGTAGCTCACGGGACTGCAGTAATGATCATGAAGAGCCTTCTGCTATGGCATCTTTAGGTCTTACAAATCCTCAAGAGATATGGACTCTGGCTGAAAATTCAAGAGTGCTTTTGGAGGCTTTTAAATTGTTTTTTGAGAAAAGAGAGAAGGTCTGTATGTGTTATGTTCAAGTTCTGTAACTTTTAAGAAATGATTTTCTTGTATATGATTCATTTTTTCTGATCTCAGGAAATAGGGAACTTGGTTTTTGACAAGGATGACCAGTTAGCAGTTGAGTTTGTTACTGCTGCGGCTAATATCAGAGCTCACTCTTTTGGTATACCACTACATAGCGTATTTGAAGCTAAAGGTGTTGCTGGAAACATAGTTCATGCTGTGGCAACAACAAATGCTATAATAGCTGGTCTTATTGTTATCGAAGCAATCAAAGTTCTCAGGGATGATTACAAGAACTACAGGTGACTATACTTAATTTGTTATCTCACATTGTTTTTGCCTATGTTTCTTCCTGATGTTGTTACAGTTCGGTGTACCTCTTTTCTGaatatggtactccctccgtcccataatataacagCGTTTTTGACACCGCACTAGtgtaaaaatgctcttatattatgggacggagggagtagtttgaaAAGAGTGCTGCGATTGCCACTTTTCCGGCACCCCTTTTTACATGGTATCATATGTTCTTCATGCGTTTCTGTGCCCATCTCACCGGCAATACAGTAAATACTACTTAATTTTTTGAAATGTTACAGAATGACGTATTGTCTTGAACATCCTACAAAGAAGTTGCTCCTGATGCCTGTAGAACCTTTTGAACCTAATGAATCATGCTATGTCTGCTCTGAGGTATTTTGCACTGTCTAAGATGTCTCGGTTCTTACATGTTATTCCTGTCTTTTGTATTTATATCTGACATGAAACTAAAACTGAATGCATCAGACCCCTCTTCTGCTGGATGTTAACACTAAGGTCACAAAGCTTAAGGAGGTTATCGACAAGATTATAAAAAGCAAACTTGGAATGAACCTACCGTTGGTAATGATTGGCTCTACACTTGTTTTTGAGGATGGCGATGGCTTAGAGGAAGACGAGGCTGCAAACTATGCTTTAAACCTTGAGAAGGTACTATCCTCATAGACTCGTAATGTTTCCTGTTCAAGGCAAGGGCCAATGCACTCCCATGTCATTTGTCCCCTCTCTAATTTGTGGCCCTTTTGTTTCTACATTGTCGATTACAATATATTTGTTGCCAGCTTAGTGTTGATCAACTGTTACAGGTCTTGGCTGAACTGCCAGCTCCAGTTATTAATGGTACAAAGCTTACTGTTGAGGATTTCCAGCAGGAGTTGTCATGCAGCATTAACATCAAGCACAGGTTCATATTTGTATTTTCCTAGTATTAATGCCAGTGATGTCTTTTAAAAACTATATACCTTagctggatgtttgcaacaacaacaacaacaacaacaacaacaaagcctttagtcccaagcaagttggggtaggctagaggtgaaacccataagatctcgcaaccaactcatggctctggcacatggatagcaagcttccatgcacccctgtccatagctagctcttcggtgataccccaatccttcaggtctctcttaacgaactcctcccatgtcaaattcggtctaccccgccttctcttgacattctccgcacgctttagccatccgctatgcactggagcttctggaggcctgcgctggatatgcccaaaccatctcagacgatgttggacaagcttctcttcaattggtgctaccccaactctatcttgtatatcatcattccggactctatccttcctcgtgtggccatacatccatctcaacatacgcatctccgccacacctaattgttgaacatgtcgccttttagtcggccaacactcagcgccatacaacattgcgggtcgaaccgccgtcctgtagaacttgccttttagcttttgtggcactctcttgtcacagagaatgccagaagcttggcgccacttcatccatccggctttgatccgatggttcacatcttcatcaatacccccatcctcctgcagcattgaccccaaataccgaaaggtgtccttccgaggtaccacctgaccatcaaggctaacctcctcctcctcacacctagaagtactgaaaccgcacatcatgtactcggttttagtcctactaagcctaaaccctttcgattccaaggtttgtctccataactctaacttcctatttacccccacccgactatcgtcaactagcaccacatcatccgcaaagagcatacaccatgggatatctccttgtatatcccttgtgacctcatccatcaccaatgcaaaaagataagggctcaaagctgacccctgatgcagtcctatcttaatcgggaagtcatcagtgtcgacatcacttgttcgaacacttgtcacaacattatcgtacatgtccttgatgagggtaatgtactttgctgggactttgtgtttctccaaggcccaccacatgacattccgcggtatcttatcataggccttctccaagtcaatgaacaccatatgcaagtccttcttttgctccctatatctctccataagctgtcgtaccaagaaaatggcttccatggtcgacctcccaggcatgaaaccaaactggtttttggtcacgcttgtcattcttcttaagcggtgctcaatgactctctcccatagcttcattgtatggctcatcagcttaattccacgataattagtacaactctgaacatcccccttgttcttgaagattggtactaatatactccgtctccattcttctggcatcttgtttgcccgaaaaatgagattGAAAAgcctggttagccatactatcgctatgtccccgagacctttccacacctcaatggggatacaatccgggcccatcgccttgcctcccttcatcctttttaaagcctccttgacctcagactcctggattcgacgcacaaaacgcatgctggtctcatcaaaagagtcgtccagttcaatggtagagctttcattctccccattgaacagcttgtcgaagtactcccgccatctatgcttaatctcctcgtccttcaccaagagttggcctgctccgtccttgatgcatttgacttggccaatatccctcgtcttcctctctcggatcttggccatcttatagatgtccctttcgccttccttcgtgcctaaccgtaggtagaggtcctcatacgctcgaccccttgcttcaccaacagctcgctttgcggccttcttcgccatcttgtacttctctatgttgtgtgcactcctatccaggtataggtgtctaaagcaatctttcttctctttaatcgccttctggacatcatcattccaccaccaggtatccttatcttcgcttctccttcccctggacactccaaactcctctgaggccaccttacgaatgcaagtcgccatcttcatccacacattgtccgcatcccctccttcctcccaagggccctccttaatgaccctctccttgaacgcctgagctacctcccccttgagcttccaccacttcgttctagcgactttagcccgcttatcccgctggacacgaatccgaaagcggaagtcagcaaccaccagcttatgctggggtacaacactctctccaggtatcaccttacagtctaggcacgcacgcctatgttcccttctcgagaggatgaaattaatctggctagagtgttggccactactaaaagtcaccagatgtgattctctctttctaaagagggtgttggctacaatcatgttgtaggctagagcaaagcttaagacatcttctccttcttgattcctgatgccatagccaaagcccccatgcgttgTATATAAAATTATTGGGTTTCCCTTGCCTTCCAACAGTCTTTATAAAATACATAGAACACCTTCATACATACAATTTGCTAATTAAAGTTGGCAGATGATTTCCCACTGTCCTAGAGTGGTAGCATGATGCTGAAACTGGTTGTTTTACAAAATGGTTTCACATACAAATTGGTTTTTTCATGTACAGTAATGTTCTTCACACATTCCATGCTTAATATCATACCTCATATACATGGATAGATTGCAGTGCTGTAGAGTCAGAATGTGACCTGAATACTTTGTTTCTGTCATATGTGTACTTTTTCAGTTAAGTACCTCTGTCAACGACCAGAGCTTAATTTCTTCTGTGATCCATGCAGGGAAGAGTTTGACGAGGAGAAAGAGCCTGACGGAATGGTTTTATCTGGATGGTCTGCTCCGGTGGAGAAACAGATTAATAGTAATGGGGAGAACAAATTGGCAGCTTCTTCATCCAGTGCACATGCCACTGATGACGCTGTTGAGGATCCATCTAAACCTGGGATGAAGCGCAAGCTGGATGAACTGTTGGAAACAAAGGAGAACTGTGACGCATCTAGTAGTGCTCAGGTTGTTGAAGACGACGAAGATTGTACGATTCTCGACGGGAACCCAGCGTTAATCAAGAAAAAGAGATTGCAATAGCAGTCGTTACTGTCTTGCTCGTCTAGAGATAATAGCTGTCATGGCTAACTCATTGTTCCAACGTAGCATCTTTGGTAACTTATCT is a window of Triticum dicoccoides isolate Atlit2015 ecotype Zavitan chromosome 2B, WEW_v2.0, whole genome shotgun sequence DNA encoding:
- the LOC119360802 gene encoding SUMO-activating enzyme subunit 2-like; the protein is IRFVRCCCCSLCAQAAKVLMVGAGGIGCELLKTLALSGFSDIHVIDLDTIEVSNLNRQFLFRKSHVGQSKAHVARDAILKFRPNINIKSHHANVKDAQFNVDFFKQFNVVLNGLDNLDARRHVNRLCLAAEVPLVESGTTGFLGQVTVHVKGKTECYECQPKPIPKSYPVCTITSTPSKFVHCIVWAKELLFAKLFGDKNQDNDLNVHSKDGSSSKLDVFERDIDEDLDQYAQRIYDHVFGYNIEVALENEETWKNRRRPNPVYIRDTLPEAVKQNGSSRDCSNDHEEPSAMASLGLTNPQEIWTLAENSRVLLEAFKLFFEKREKEIGNLVFDKDDQLAVEFVTAAANIRAHSFGIPLHSVFEAKGVAGNIVHAVATTNAIIAGLIVIEAIKVLRDDYKNYRMTYCLEHPTKKLLLMPVEPFEPNESCYVCSETPLLLDVNTKVTKLKEVIDKIIKSKLGMNLPLVMIGSTLVFEDGDGLEEDEAANYALNLEKVLAELPAPVINGTKLTVEDFQQELSCSINIKHREEFDEEKEPDGMVLSGWSAPVEKQINSNGENKLAASSSSAHATDDAVEDPSKPGMKRKLDELLETKENCDASSSAQVVEDDEDCTILDGNPALIKKKRLQ